A genomic region of Miscanthus floridulus cultivar M001 chromosome 3, ASM1932011v1, whole genome shotgun sequence contains the following coding sequences:
- the LOC136544149 gene encoding F-box/FBD/LRR-repeat protein At1g13570-like → MAPRRPRKKRRISDSSAMPVGAMDADALLSLPQEVLNEVLARLDLRDAVRTSALCRALRRHWETLPSIDICIPSVKQAPWTVDCVLPRYSGRVRRFHVSVDELSARRLDEWLLVLSRRGGVEDLGLSPEPHEFFSLHSAVFSWRCLISIHLSACHIPPLPLDFEGFPVLKVLCLVDVNFQQNGEYL, encoded by the coding sequence ATGGCTCCGCGCCGCCCTCGCAAGAAGCGCCGGATTTCTGATTCCTCGGCCATGCCGGTGGGTGCCATGGACGCCGACGCTCTGCTCTCCCTGCCCCAGGAGGTCCTCAACGAGGTCCTCGCCCGCCTCGACCTCCGCGACGCCGTCCGCACCTCCGCACTCTGCCGCGCCTTGCGCCGCCACTGGGAGACGCTCCCCTCCATCGACATCTGCATCCCCTCCGTCAAGCAGGCGCCCTGGACCGTGGACTGCGTCCTCCCCCGCTACTCCGGCCGCGTCCGGCGCTTCCACGTATCCGTCGACGAGCTCTCCGCCCGCCGCTTAGACGAATGGCTCCTCGTCCTCTCCCGCCGCGGCGGCGTCGAGGATCTTGGCCTCAGTCCGGAACCCCACGAGTTCTTCTCCCTTCATTCCGCCGTCTTCTCTTGGCGCTGCCTCATCTCCATCCACCTCTCCGCCTGCCACATCCCGCCGCTACCCCTGGACTTCGAGGGCTTTCCGGTCCTTAAAGTGCTATGCCTTGTCGATGTGAATTTCCAGCAGAACGGGGAGtacctgtaa